Below is a window of Streptomyces sp. NBC_01429 DNA.
CAGGGGCTCTCCGCCGCCGTCGCCGGCGCGCGCTGCCAGCGCCGGGGCGCGCTCACCCCGCCGGGCTCCGGTTCGCCCGCGGGCCCGGCCGGCCGCGGCCTGCTGCCGCCGCGCTCCAGGAACCCGGCGAGCGGCAGCGTGGCCGCCCCCACCGTGACCGCGTCGGGTCCGAGCCGGCCCAGTTCGATCGTGGTACGGGCCAGGGCGGGCGCGAGGGCGTACGCCCGCGCGTGGCGGCGGATCTCCGGCAGCAGCCGAGGGCCGATCAGCAGCCCCGCCCAGCCGCCGAGGAGCACACGCTCCGGCAGGAAGAGATTGATCAGATCGCCCAGGGCCGCGCCCAGGCACTCGGCCGTGTCCGCCAGCAGGGAGACCGCGACCGGGTCGGGCTCGGGCCCCTCCGGTCCCGGGAAGGCCGCGGCGAGCAGGGCGGCGAGCGCCGTCTCGTCGTCCGCGTCGTCCGGGAGCGGTCCGCCCGCCTCGTGCCAGCGCTCGCGCATCGCCTCCGCGCCCGCGTACGCCTCCAGACAGCCGATGGAACCGCAGCGGCAGCGCCGGCCCCCCATCCGTACCGTGGTGTGGCCCCATTCGAGGGCGCTGCCCCGGCCGCTCTCCTCGATCAGGGCGCCGCCGTGCACGACGCTCGCGCCGATCCCCGAGCCGATGAGCGCGATGGCGGCGGTACCGGTCCCCCGGCCGCCGCCGAACCACATCTCGGCCTGCCCCAGGGTCTTGGCGCCGTTGTCGATGAACAGCGGCACCTCGGAGGGCACGTCGAGGGCCGAGCGCAGCAGCGCCTCGAAGGGGACCGCGTCCCAGCCGATGGTCGGCCCGTGGACCACGTCGCCGTCCGGGCCGCCGCGTTCGATGATCCCGGGGACCCCGATCCCGATACCGAGAAGCCGCTCCGGGTCGGCCTGCGCGTCGCGCAGCACATCGGCGACGCCGGTGCGCACGTGTTCCACGACGCGGTCGACGTCGTACCCGTGCTGGGCCAGCAGCCGGTCGGTGCGGGCGAGTTCGGTGAGGGTGAGGTCGAACAGCTCGACCCGCACCCGGGTCTCCCCGATGTCGATGCCGATCAGCAGCCCGCCGCCCGGGGCGACCCGCAGCAGGGTACGCGGACGGCCGCCGTCCGAGTCGACCACCCCGGCCTCCTCCAGGAGGCCCTCGGCGACGAGTTCGGCGACGACGTTGCTGATGGACCCGGAACTCAGCCCGGTGGCCGGGCCCAGCTCCTGGCGGCTCAGCGGACCGTCGAAATACAACCGTTGCACAATCCGTGCCCGGTTGCCCCGGCGCAGGTCACGCACTGTCCGTCTGTCACGCTCCGCCATGGTGCTCCTTCCCTCGACGCAACATACCCCGGTCGCAAGCCTTGACGCGACCTTCCCTCACCTCTTAAATCACGGCATAAATTAAGTCTTGGAGGCCGTTGGTCCGAGGTTGGTTCCTCTCGTGAACACGGCCATCCCCAAAGAGGGGCCACGCACATGCGCAGAGTCAGAGCCGCGGCAGCCGTCACCGTCCTCGGCGTCCTCGCCACCGTCACCGGATGCGGCGGCGGTTCGTCGTCCGGCGGCGGCAGCAACGAGGCGCCCAAGACCCTCACCTACTGGGCGTCCAACCAGGGCCCCAGCATCGAGGCCGACAAGAAGATACTCACCCCCGAACTCAAGAAGTTCGAGAAGGAGACGGGCATCGCGGTCAAGCTCGAAGTCGTCCCGTGGGCGGATCTGCTCAACCGGATCCTGGCCGCCACCACCTCGGGTCAGGGCCCCGACGTGCTGAACATCGGGAACACCTGGTCGGCCTCGCTCCAGGCGACCGGCGCGCTGCTGCCGTGGGACAAGAAGAACTTCGACGCGATCGGCGGCCGGGACAGGTTCGTCGACTCGGCGGTCGGCTCCACGGGCGCGGCGGACCAGGACCCCGCGGCCGTACCGCTGTACTCGCTGGCCTACGCGCTCTACTACAACAAGAAGATGTTCGCCGACGCGGGCATCAGCACGCCCCCGGCCACCTGGGACGAGTTGGTCGAGGACGGCAGGAAGCTCTCCGGGGACGGCACGTGGGCGCTGGGCGCCGAGGGCGCCAACCTCTCCAACAACATCCACCAGGTGTTCGTCCTCGCCAAGCAGCACGGCGCCGACTTCTTCGACGCGGCGGGCAAGCCGACCTTCACCTCGGACGGCGCGGTCGCCGCCGTGAAGCAGTACGTGGACTTCATGGCCAAGGACAAGATCATCGCGCCGGGCAACGCGGAGTACGCCCAGAACCAGTCCCTCCAGGACTTCTCCAAGGGCAGGACCGCGATGGTGCTGTGGCAGGCCGCCGCCTCCACCTTCGCCTCGCAGGGCATGAAGCCCGCGGACTGGGGCGTCGCCCCCGTACCGGTGCCGGCCGGTGCCCCGGGCGCGGACAAGAGCACCAACTCCATGGTCGCCGGGATCAACATGGCGGTCTTCAAGAACACCAAGAACATCGACGGCGCGAAGAAGTTCGTCAAGTTCATGACGAGCGACGCGGAACAGATTCTCCTCAACAAGACCTACGGCGCGATTCCGCCGGTGAAGGCGGCCCAGGAGGACGAGGCGTTCTCCGCGCCGGAGCTGAAGGTCCTGCGCGACACGCTCGCGACCAGCGCCGCGCCGCTGCCGCAGGTGGCGTCCGAGTCGCAGTTCGAGACGACGGTCGGCACGGCCGTCAAGGAGCTGTGGGCCGACGCCGCCGCCGGCCGGCCGGTCACCACCGAGTCGGTCAGGGCCCGCCTGACCAAGGCCCAGCAGCAGATGCAGAGTTGAGGCCCCGACCATGACCGCCACCGTGACGGCCGGCCCTACGGACCGGGCCGAGGGCGGGCAGGGACCGGACGGCGGGGACAAGCGCCGGAGGCTGCCGCGCGTCCCCGACCGTGTCCGCCGCGCCGGTCTGCCCTATCTGCTGCTCCTGCCGGCCGTGCTGCTCGAACTGCTCGTCCATCTGATCCCGATGATCATCGGGATCGTGATGAGCTTCCGTCAGCTCACCCAGTTCTACATCCGCAACTGGGGCGAGGCGCCGTGGACGGGCCTGGAGAACTACCGCGTCGCCGTCGACTTCGACGCTCCGATCGGCCAGGCCCTGCTCCACTCCTTCCTCGTCACCTGTGTGTTCAGCCTGTGCGCCGTCGGTCTGTGCTGGCTGTTCGGCGTGACCGCCGCGATCCTGCTCCAGGAGGGCTTCCGGGGCCGGGGCATCCTGCGGGCCGTCTTCCTCGTCCCGTACGCCCTGCCGGTGTACGCGGCCGTCATCACCTGGGCCTTCATGTTCCAGCGGGACAACGGGCTGGTCAACCACGTCCTGCACGACCAGCTCGGCCTGACCGGCCAGCCGTCCTTCTGGCTGATCGGCGACAACAGCTTCTACGCGCTGATCGTCGTCGCCGTCTGGAAGTCCTGGCCGTTCGCCTTCCTCATCGTGATGGCGGGCCTCCAGAACATCCCCCGCGAGCTGTACGAGGCCGCGTCGATCGACGGCGCGGGGATCTGGCAGCAGATCCGCCGGATCACCCTGCCGTCGCTGCGTCCGGTCAACCAGGTGCTGGTGCTCGTCCTGTTCCTCTGGACGTTCAACGACTTCAACACGCCCTACGTGCTGTTCGGCAAGTCGGCGCCGGAAGCGGCCGATCTGATCTCGATCCATATCTACCAGTCGTCGTTCGTCACCTGGAACTTCGGCTCGGGCTCCGCGATGTCCGTGCTCCTGCTGCTCTTCCTGCTGCTGGTCACAGCCGTCTATCTGCTGCTCACCACCCGTGGGAGGAAGGGCTCCGATGTCTAGCACCCCGCGCCGGGGCGGGCCGCGCTCCCCGCTCGCGCCGCCGGCGTCCTTCCTGTGGACCCGGCGCGTCGTCCTCACGTTCCTGACGGTCTTCGCGCTGCTGCCCGTCTACGTGATGATCAGCAGCTCGCTCAAGCCGCTCCAGGACGTCTCGGGGAAGTTCCAGTGGATCCCCACCGATCTCACGATCCGCCCCTACTTCGACATCTGGGACACCGTCCCGCTGGCCCGCTACTTCGTGAACTCGCTGATCGTGGCGGGGTCGGCGACGGTGCTCTCGGTGGTGATCGCGGTGTTCTCCGCGTACGCGGTCAGCCGCTACCGGTTCCGGGGCAAGCGGGTCTTCACCGTCACCGTGCTCTCCACCCAGATGTTCCCCGGCATCCTCTTCCTGCTGCCGCTCTTCCTGATCTTCGTGAACATCGGGAACACCACGGGAATCGCCCTGTACGGGTCGCGCGGCGGCCTGATCCTCACCTATCTGACGTTCTCGCTGCCCTTCTCCATCTGGATGCTGATCGGCTACTTCGACTCCATCCCGAGGGATCTGGACGAGGCCGCCATGGTGGACGGCTGCGGCGCGTTCGGCGCGCTCTTCCGGGTGGTGGTGCCGGCCGCGACCCCCGGCATCGTCGCGGTCTGCGTCTACGCGTTCATGACGGCCTGGGGCGAGGTGCTCTTCGCCTCCGTCATGACCAACGACGCCACCCGCACCCTGGCCGTCGGGCTCCAGGGCTACGCCACCCAGAACGACGTGTACTGGAACCAGGTCATGGCCGCCTCGCTGGTCGTCAGCGTGCCGGTGGTCGCCGGGTTCCTGCTCCTCCAGCGCTATCTCGTCGCCGGTCTGACCGCCGGCGCCGTCAAGTGACCCCCCGGCGCCCGGCCGACCCCCGGGTGCCCCCTGCGGAAAGGCAGTACGTGAACGACCTCAACGCCCTCCCGGCCGACTTCACCTGGGGCGTCGCCACCGCCGCGTACCAGATCGAGGGCGCGGTGGCCGAGGACGGCCGCACCCCCTCCATCTGGGACACCTTCTCCCACACGCCCGGCGCGGTCGACAACGGTGACACCGGCGACGTCGCCTGCGACCACTACCACCGGGTGCCCGAGGACATCGCGCTGATGCGGCGGCTCGGCGTCGGCGCCTACCGCTTCTCCCTCGCCTGGCCGAGGATCGTGCCGGGCGGCGACGGGCCGGTGAACAAGGCGGGGCTCGACTTCTACGACCGGCTGGTGGACGGGTTGCTGGAGGCGGGGATCACCCCGTTCGCGACCCTC
It encodes the following:
- a CDS encoding carbohydrate ABC transporter permease: MSSTPRRGGPRSPLAPPASFLWTRRVVLTFLTVFALLPVYVMISSSLKPLQDVSGKFQWIPTDLTIRPYFDIWDTVPLARYFVNSLIVAGSATVLSVVIAVFSAYAVSRYRFRGKRVFTVTVLSTQMFPGILFLLPLFLIFVNIGNTTGIALYGSRGGLILTYLTFSLPFSIWMLIGYFDSIPRDLDEAAMVDGCGAFGALFRVVVPAATPGIVAVCVYAFMTAWGEVLFASVMTNDATRTLAVGLQGYATQNDVYWNQVMAASLVVSVPVVAGFLLLQRYLVAGLTAGAVK
- a CDS encoding carbohydrate ABC transporter permease; translation: MTATVTAGPTDRAEGGQGPDGGDKRRRLPRVPDRVRRAGLPYLLLLPAVLLELLVHLIPMIIGIVMSFRQLTQFYIRNWGEAPWTGLENYRVAVDFDAPIGQALLHSFLVTCVFSLCAVGLCWLFGVTAAILLQEGFRGRGILRAVFLVPYALPVYAAVITWAFMFQRDNGLVNHVLHDQLGLTGQPSFWLIGDNSFYALIVVAVWKSWPFAFLIVMAGLQNIPRELYEAASIDGAGIWQQIRRITLPSLRPVNQVLVLVLFLWTFNDFNTPYVLFGKSAPEAADLISIHIYQSSFVTWNFGSGSAMSVLLLLFLLLVTAVYLLLTTRGRKGSDV
- a CDS encoding ROK family transcriptional regulator encodes the protein MAERDRRTVRDLRRGNRARIVQRLYFDGPLSRQELGPATGLSSGSISNVVAELVAEGLLEEAGVVDSDGGRPRTLLRVAPGGGLLIGIDIGETRVRVELFDLTLTELARTDRLLAQHGYDVDRVVEHVRTGVADVLRDAQADPERLLGIGIGVPGIIERGGPDGDVVHGPTIGWDAVPFEALLRSALDVPSEVPLFIDNGAKTLGQAEMWFGGGRGTGTAAIALIGSGIGASVVHGGALIEESGRGSALEWGHTTVRMGGRRCRCGSIGCLEAYAGAEAMRERWHEAGGPLPDDADDETALAALLAAAFPGPEGPEPDPVAVSLLADTAECLGAALGDLINLFLPERVLLGGWAGLLIGPRLLPEIRRHARAYALAPALARTTIELGRLGPDAVTVGAATLPLAGFLERGGSRPRPAGPAGEPEPGGVSAPRRWQRAPATAAESP
- a CDS encoding ABC transporter substrate-binding protein, with protein sequence MRRVRAAAAVTVLGVLATVTGCGGGSSSGGGSNEAPKTLTYWASNQGPSIEADKKILTPELKKFEKETGIAVKLEVVPWADLLNRILAATTSGQGPDVLNIGNTWSASLQATGALLPWDKKNFDAIGGRDRFVDSAVGSTGAADQDPAAVPLYSLAYALYYNKKMFADAGISTPPATWDELVEDGRKLSGDGTWALGAEGANLSNNIHQVFVLAKQHGADFFDAAGKPTFTSDGAVAAVKQYVDFMAKDKIIAPGNAEYAQNQSLQDFSKGRTAMVLWQAAASTFASQGMKPADWGVAPVPVPAGAPGADKSTNSMVAGINMAVFKNTKNIDGAKKFVKFMTSDAEQILLNKTYGAIPPVKAAQEDEAFSAPELKVLRDTLATSAAPLPQVASESQFETTVGTAVKELWADAAAGRPVTTESVRARLTKAQQQMQS